The Erinaceus europaeus chromosome 17, mEriEur2.1, whole genome shotgun sequence nucleotide sequence TTCaatctctttcttttgcctccagagttattgccggggctcggtgcctgcaccatgagcactactcctggaggctatttttcccattttgttgcccctgttgtgcttgttgtagttgttattattgccatagctgttgttgttgttgttggataggacagagagaaatagagaggaagggaagacagagagagaaagatagacacctgcagacctgcttctccgcttgtgaagcgacctcctgcaggtggggagccaagggctcgaaccgggatcctgacgccagcccctgcgctctgtgccatgtgcacttaacacgctgcactaccatccaactccctcccattcaatttctttttgtctctatctgataaactatgtgtgtgttattattactattattttttaccagagcattgttcatctctggcttacggtgatgcgagggcttgaacctggaaccttggagccacaggcatgagagtttctttgcatcaccattatgctatctacccctaccctaatacatatttttttttgcccctcggattatttctggggcttggtgccagcactacaaatccactgctcctggaggcccttttttttttccccatgttgttgcccttgttgttattgtcattgttgtcattcctgttgttgttggacaggacagagagaaattgagagaggatgggaagacagagagggggaaagatagacacctgtagacctgcttcaccacttgtgaagaaacccccctgcaggtgggaagccaggaaccttaagctggtccttgcgctttgcaccatgtgtgcttaacctgctgtgctaccacccagctccctaaataaattttttaaagatctgtaaagctgggcaggggtagatagcataatggtaatgcaaaatgactctcatgcctaaggctccaaagtcccaggttcagtcccctgcaccaccataagccagagctgagtagtgctctggtaatttaaaaaaaaaaaaaaatctgtaaagctCATCGCATGTATCAGAGCTGGGAGCTGACCAAGTCTCATTGGCTTCAGTCAGAACTAGGAAGCAAAGCAGTTACATTCCCATTCACATCCAGTAATGCACATGACACATGGGGGTGTCTGGTTTATTCTGTCAGTCAAAGTTTCCACTGAGGAGCAGGAACTGAATAGCAGGGATCTGGGGCTGAACAGCACAGGATGTCCAGGTGTGAGAGGGCAGGAGCTTAGTGGAGTAACCAAAGTAGCTTCAGAGTGAGGCTAAACAGGAGTGGTTGGGTGCcctggagcccagccccactcATGGCCTCAGCATAGAACCTAGCCACCTCCTCGTTGGGGTTGCCCTGGGCTGGGTCAAACCACATTTGGATGCAGCGGCCGCTCCCTCGACTGTAGTTGCTGACCTTGTAGGAGTTACTCCATATGTTACTGCACAGTGCCTCAGGCGTGGGGAAGTAGAAACTGAAGGGGTGGCAGGCAGCTTCCACTGGGCACTGGTTAAAACCTGCAGGTCAGGGCAAGGACAGATAacataatgatgatgcaaagagactctcatgcctcagactccaaagtcctgggttcaatcccctgcatggcCATAAATACCAGAGCTCAGTtgtactctggggggggggggggacccgtAGGGCAGAAAGATCTTTAGTTTCTGGACTTAGAGGTATCTCTGGTACCAGCACCCCCACAGCCCCTAACCTTCACTGACTCCATTCCACACCCCACACCtccatctcccaccccccaccctcacctgaGGTCCAGTTCCAGCCCTTGTGCCAGTTGCTCTTGCATGTGTAGGAAGTGCGGCAGTCCTCCCACCAGCGCTCACAGTCCTCTTTGCACAGGGGCACGTTCAGGATCCGCTCTTTGCGCCAGCTCTGGTCTacctggggcagggagggagggagggggggataggtagacagagaaaaatgggctcAGACGGCAAGCTTTTCAGCAGCTTGCTTGGAGAAGCAGGCTTCTGTCTGTCAGTTGTCAGGGAGGACACCTACCTGCTGGATCCAGGGCCCCAGGTTGGGAGAGCACTCGTACAGACAGACGTCCTGGATGAAGTGCCGTTTGCAGGCAGGCGTCATCTTCTCAGGACAGTGGTCCCAGTTGAAATTGTACAGATAGGAGATATCCTTATGGATTTCCTGGCTGGTGTTAACGGAGCAGCAGGAATTCTTCTTCCAGGGACTGCACTAGATGGGGAAAACACAGCACTGCCCAAAACCTTCCCAGACACTGTGACTCCCTTCATCTCCCTTCTGTTGTTggttttttctgccaccagtacTTCATGTCGAAGTGGCTTGTACCCCCCGCCCAGATTATTCTTCCCTTtagtcagacagagacagagagaagaaacagagagggagggggaagagaacaccacaactctgctttaccacttaagtTTCCTggagtccaggaggtagcacactgggttaagcgcacatagtattaagtgcaaggacctggcaaggatcctagttcgagcctctggctcttcacctgcagggggtcacttcacgagcaggtgcttatctttctctccccctctctgtcttcccttcctctctcaatttctctctgtcctttccagcaataataacagcaacaataataatgggggaaaagatggcctccagaagctgtggatttgtagtgaaggcactgagtaagccccagcaataaccctggaggcaggagaaggagaaggaggagaaggagaagaagaaggaaaagaagaagaagaaggagaaggagaaggagaaaagtcgggcgatagcgcaggtggcacaaagcacaaggaccggcattaggatcccagttcaagccctcggctccccacctgcaggggagtcgcttcacaggcggtgaagcaggtctgcaggtgtctttctctccccctctctgtcttccccttctctctccatttctctctgtcctatccaacaatgacatcaataacaataataactacaacaataaaacaagggcaacaaaagggaataaataaatatttaatatatattttttatttattaacacaacatagggaaagggaaagggcgagaacactagagcatcactctggcatatggaatGCCGggaatagaactcaggacttcattcttCGAAGCCAGTGCCCTGTttagtgcaccacctcccagacacaaTCCAGAATAGTTTTAATTATGTAGACACTCCATGCATTCTTATTGAGTGAATGAAAACCCCTGACCTAGAACatagtataaaagtaaaatattggggccaggtggtggtgcacctggttacgcacacacaccacagtgcgcaaggacccaggttcaagcccatggtccccgcctgcaaggggaaaacttcatgagtggtgaagcaggcttgtaggtgtctgtctctctccctttctatctgcacctcccctctcaatttctctctgtctctattcaataataaataaaatataaaaaataaaaaagtaaaatattaagatGTGTactggttcgggaggtggcacagtggataaagcacttggaCTCACAACATATGTACCacaatgatgctctagttctctttctctctttcctcttctctttcattaataataaacaagtaattttttaaatatttatttatttattcccttttgttgcccttgttgtttcattattatagttattattgttgttgttattgatgtcattgttggataggacagagagaaatggagagaggaggggaagacagagagggggagagaaagacagacacctgcagacctgcttcaccgcctgtgaagcgactcccctgaaggtggggagccaggggcttgaaccgggatccttacaccagtccttgcactttgcagcacctgcacttaactctctgcactaccgcccaactcccataaaattctttttttaaaaaagatgtgacTAAAAATGTATACAGTTGTGCACAGGGTTTGGGGAAATAGGGTAGTGGTCTGctcaacagattttcatgctggAAACAccagaggtttcaggttcagtcctcagcactactataaaccagggctgagcagctgGAAGAATTCAAGTTATGCTGTTGTTTGTTGGCCCACACTGGTATCTGCGGGTTCAGTGATTCAGAACAAGTAGAAGCAGAGGACTTTGACCATTATCTGCTACTGAGGTCAAGATGAACAGCTACATAGTGAAACACATATTTCAAGGAATTTCTGGTTTTCCCTGTAGTTAGTGGCAGCATATAAATTTAGAAATGTATATTTTGTGAGGCCCAGcgaaatagctcacgtggatagtgCGCTGCGGTGCCAGTggcacaacccagattcaagcctggtccTCACTGCTTTGTAAAAGCTGTGATGCTGTtgccactttttccttctcttctttattttttattggatagagacagagagaagttgagaggggagatcacatatgtatatatgatatatatatgtatgtacgaTAGAAtcaggatatttttttaaaagattttatttatttatgagaaagacaggcagagagagaaagaaccagacatcactctggcatatgtgctgccggggatcaaactcaggacctcatgcttgagagtccaaagctttgccactgcgccacctcccggactataGAATCAGGATATTAAAGTGTCTGTAGCAAATTCACCATCATTAAATGGAAACCTCAggacatggttgagtgcacacattttagtgtgcaaggtcctgggttcaaggccctggtccccacctgcaaggggaaagcagtccagcagggagtgtgtgtgtgtgtgtgtgtgtgtgtgtgtgtcccctcctctctatttctcccttccctcttaatttctgtttctatacaaaataaacaaacaaacctcagGCCCAGTGGGGTGTGGAGCCCCAGGGGAAATGTCAGCTTGACTGCCTGCCACTTTTCTTGATTGATTGAGGCAGGCAGAAAAGAAGCTTCTATGTACAGAGTACACCTTTTCCTCTCAGATCCCAGGATGGGTCAATGTCAATCTAACCTCTGAAATTAGAATCAGTGCTTGTCCGAAAAGGGGCTCCAGTGCCATGTCCCAGGCTCATTTCTGGGTCTGCTTCCTGATGTGTGTAGTTCAGAAACACAACACCCGGGACTGGGCTGTAAGCACTGCACATTTGGCACTCAGCATGTGCTAAACAGATAGGTCGCCTATTCATGCAAGCTGAAGGCAGGCCTTCTGATGCTTCCttcttctgcccttttctctttttcagtcagttcctcctgccctctcccctTCATAGCACCTTTCAGCCCACCTGATAATGCAGCTTGTCCTCAGGGCCTGGCTTTTCCTTGTGGTGCTTCGCATTCATGCAGACGTTGAGAAGCTCAGTCCTAGACCGGGTCGCCCAGACTACGGCCAGACATACCATAAAGAGCAGCAGCTGAGCTGTCATCAGCCGGGCCATTGTCAGTCCCTAGAGGAAGAGCGGTAGTCATATGGGAACAGCCCCAGATGGGTGGAGCCACAGGCAGTGGCCactccctctgcccccacccctaccccagtcTTCGCAGCCCTAGACTATCCAAGGGACAGTCCCTGTCTGAACCTCACTGATTTCTCCCGGTGGTCTAAAGATGAAAGTGACTCAACTAAACACTGGGCTTAGGGCAAAATGCCAGAATAGCTAACTTGCCATAGGTTTTTCACAACGCTTTGAGGCAATCCTTGTTGGAAATCCTTTGAGGCAAATGTTTCAGAGTTAAACACCTTTAGGAACTTATAATAGGTAGGGGCGAGCAGAagcatacacatcacagtgttcagggacccaggttcaaacccctggtcgccacctgaagaaaagcttcatgagtggtgaagcagtgctgctggtctttTTACTAGactctgtcttcgcctcccctttcaatttctctctatcctatccaataaaagaaacaaacacaggaaaaataaatgaccactgcggggccaggtggtgggcacatggctaagtgcacatattacagggtacaaggacctaggcccaagcccctggtgcccacctgcagggggaaagcttcacaggtggtgaagtagagctgtgggtgtctctctgtctctttccttctctatctccccctcctctctcaatttctgtctctatccaataataaattaaaaaaaaataaaattaaaatagatagccactgggagtggtggattgtgGATTCAGATGTAGGCACTGAGATCCAGTGATAATCTTGTtagcaataaaaacattttttaaaggaatttatgACAGGCAATACAAAATAGGGTCATATGATTTACATGCGTTCAGTAATCTGTAATTCTGTTCAGAGAATCACATACAGAGTTCACATTCTGTAATGAGATTGTCACACTGGTGATATGAACTGAAAGCTGGAATAACCCCATGCTGAGCTAGAAAACCTCACATAACACACAGTaggtaaaacattggattctcagcactgcatgtgttagaatgatgctctgcttcagtttctctccctctccctccctccctttctttctcttttataaataaattataaaaatcaaacaaacaaacaaaaaaaaactcgcATTGagacttgggaggtggcacagtggctagggtCTTGGACTTAAAAACTTAAGAAGTCTTAAATTCAatctctcccttcatctctcttgcatgtaaataaagaaatcttaaaaaatatatgatagGGGCGTTGggaagtagcgcagcggattaagcgcaaggaccagcataaggatcccggttcgagctccggctccccacctgcagggaagttgcttcacagtcagtgaagcaggtctgcaggtgtctttctctccccccaccccccacccccactccacccccgtcttcccctcctctctcttcatttctctctgacctatccaacaacgaatgacatcaacaacaacaataataaccacaacaagcctacaacaacaagggcaacaaaaaaaaagggataaaaaaaatggctttcaggagcagtggattcatggtgcaggcactgagccccaacgataacctggaggcaataataataatatatatgtaatatatatatatatatatatatatatatatatatatatatacatacacacacacacacatatatatatattaataacctTGCATCAATTTTCAGATTAGATTTTGACACCAAAGAACTTTGGTTAAAAATTTActactcttgggagtcgggcagtagcgctgtgggttaagagcacgtggcgcaaagcgcaaggacaagcataaggatcccagttcgagctcccggctccccacctgcaggggagtcgcttcacaggcggggaagcaggtctgcaggtgtgtttctccccctctctgtcttcccctcctctctccatttctctgtcctatctaacaatgacaataactacaacaacaatgaaaaacaagggcaacaaaggggaaaataaattttaaaaaaaagttctttagaaAAAATTTACTATTCTTGAGCCGGGAAGATAGTATTAATGGTTTTGctaaagatgttcatgcctgaagctacagggtcccaggttcaatccccagtaccaccgtaagccaaagctgaacagtactctggctttggtatgtgtgtgtgtgtctctctctctcttcctccctctctccttatctctctgccattaaaataaaatacttttaaaagtactaCTCTTATGATCTGGGAGGTAGCAAAGTGACTGGttagagctttggacttaaaaAACCTGAGGGAGCAGAAGTCATGATTCCACAATGGctatacaaaaggctttcatgcctgcaaGGATCTGGACAAGGATCCATGTttgcccccagttccccacctgcatgtcacttcacaagcagtaaaggaggcctgcaggtctctctctctccctttccccaccccctctcaaattctctctgtcctatccaacataaaacggaaaagaaaaaaaaaaaggtcgccaggagcagtgaatttgtagtgctggcagagacccagcgataaccctggaggcaaaaaaaaaaaaaagacttttatgcctgaggcatcagaggtTCCAGATTGAATCTCTAAGCAGagctcttataaaataaattaattaaacttttttttttttttttaccaaagcactgctcagctctggtttatggtgtacaggggattgaacctgggaccctggagcctcaggcatgaggtctctttgaataaccattatgttatctacccctgccttgaaCCAAATATCtcacatgaaataaatctttaaaaagaaaataatgatttttgcaggcagggaggtggctcagcaggtaaaaGTACAACCTTTGCATGAATGACACCCTGGGTTCAACTCCAGGTACCACATAAAATGGAGTGGTGATCTGGTCactatctcattaaataaatacatctttttaaaatttatttatttattctcttttgttgcccttgttgttttattgttgtagttattgtggatatagatatcgttgttgttggataggacagagagaaatgaagagaggatgtgaagacagagggggaaagaaagatagacacctgcagacctgcttcactgcttgtgaagtgactcccctgcaggtgagaagccagggctcgaaccgggacccttacaccagtccttgcacttggcgtggccacctgtgcttaacccgctgcgctactacccgactcccataaatacatctttttatcaATGTTCACTACTGACTCTTTGTTTTAAAGCTCCATTAATCTGCAgcctatattaaaaacaaaacaaatgggccaggtggtggcgtacctggttgagtgtacatgttaccatgtgcaaggacacaggctcaagtccccagtccccaccttaaaaggaaaagctttgcaagtggtgaagcagggctgaaggcgtctctctgtctctcccttctctctccatttccggttgtcactatccaataagtaaagataataaaaaatgaaacaacaaaaaaaaaaaaacgggtggcacagtggataaagcatcggaccctcaagcatgaggtcctgagttcaattcccagcagcacatgtaccagagtgatgtctggctctttctctctcctcctatgtttctcattaataataaaactttttaaaaaaataaataaaactgaaaaacacTTGCTTCCAATTCTTTCAGCCTCATCAATTCCAC carries:
- the LOC103117474 gene encoding folate receptor alpha-like, which produces MARLMTAQLLLFMVCLAVVWATRSRTELLNVCMNAKHHKEKPGPEDKLHYQCSPWKKNSCCSVNTSQEIHKDISYLYNFNWDHCPEKMTPACKRHFIQDVCLYECSPNLGPWIQQVDQSWRKERILNVPLCKEDCERWWEDCRTSYTCKSNWHKGWNWTSGFNQCPVEAACHPFSFYFPTPEALCSNIWSNSYKVSNYSRGSGRCIQMWFDPAQGNPNEEVARFYAEAMSGAGLQGTQPLLFSLTLKLLWLLH